TGAACAGCTGGACCTGATGGACACTCCACCAATGACAATGGGATACATGCTCTTCCCAAGTCCACATGGAACGTTCTCCAGGATAGCCTATATGTTATGTCACAAAACAAGtcctaagaaattttaaaagattgaagtTATACAAAGTATCTTTTCTGATCAcaatagaataaaattagaaatgagtaagtgaaggaaaaccaaaaaaaatcacaaatatgtggacatttaaaaatgtattctatgatggttgattttatgtgtcagcttgacAGGATCACAGGTTACCTACATATTTAGCCAAACATTACTCTGGGTGTGTGTCTGGGAGGGTGTTTTGGGGTGAAACGTACATTTGAATAGTCCATGTGAAGCACATTGCCCTCCCTAATATGGTGGGCCTCATCCAGTCAATTGAAGATCCAAATAGAACAAAAAACGCCGAGTAAAAGCAAACTCCTCCTGCCTGATTGCTTGAGCTGGAACTCTGGTCTTTTCCAGTTTTTGGACTTGGACTGAAATATCGGCTCTTCTTGAGTCAAATTTCTGATCCAGAGTAGGAAAGCTCCTAGCAATATTGAATGAACAAGGcaggataataatagtaacaataaccACTAACACACATCTGTGGGTAGACACTtggatttgttcatttcttctcattgttaagtagtattacattgtatgaatatagcacaggttgccctggctggcttagctcagtggattgagtgccgactgcgaaccaaagtgtcgcaggttcaatgcccagtcagggtacatgcctgggttgcaggccatgacccccagcaactgcacattgatgtttctctatctctctatctccctcccttccctctctaaaaataaataaataaaatcttttaaaaacaagaatatagCACAGTTAGTTTTTTCTGTTCATCTGttggacatttggattatttccattttgggggctattattaataaagctCTTGGGTGGATTTATGCTTCCATTTTTGGGGGGCAAATACTTAGGAGTGAAATCACTTGACCATAGTGTAGatataaatttagtttttaaagagatgccaaactgttttccagaatggCCAAAAATAATCAGTAGATGGAGGTTCTGGCAGTCCACGTCTTTGGCAATCTTTAATTTTAGCCTGTTTTGTAGTGCCTGTGTGGGGATGCTGGTTTGTCTTTCCTTGATGAATAATCACGTTAAGCATCTTGTCATGGACGTACTAGCTATTTATCTTTTGCAAATTATCTgatcaaatcctttgcccatttttttaaaaggcaggatttatacctattttttcaattaatgtcGGCAGGCACTTTTATGATCGTTCGTGCTCATGGCTTTACAGGCTTTAACTGAGGACCCCTCTGCGCAGAAGCAGTAATGGAGAGACCTGAGGCGACAAAAAGGCTCAGGAAGGCTTAGTTACAAAAGCGATGGGCCGTTTCCTAGGGAGGGTACCCGGCGACTGCAAGGCTGGCTCAGTACTTGGGTGAAGCACTTCCTCCGGCACTTCCGACTCGGGGCCCGCCCTGAGCATTGGTGATTGGCTGGGCTGGCCAAGCGCGAGTCCTCCCGGGAGTTGTAGTTCTTGGGGCTGTGTTGGGGACGCCGGGAAGCACCAGCAGTCCGAGGCCAGAATCGGCGGTTGTGCTTGCTCCCCGCCGCTGGCACAATGTCCCGCGTGCCGGTGGCCTGCCATGTGAAAGGCACCGTGGCGCTGCAAGTGGGCGATGTGCGGACCTCCCAAGGCCGGCCTGGTGTGCTGGTCATCGATGTCACCTTCCCCAGCGTAGCGCCCTTCGAGGTGAGCAAGCCCTGTGGGCGGGGCTGCCCTGGGAACTCGGGTGTGTCCTAGGCATCGAATCTTTTACATAAAGCCTTGGCACTAGTCTCGCCCTTGAAAATCAGTTAACCATTTATTTACTCCTTCAGTTAATCTATATTTATTGTACTAGAAGGCAgcttacttttctgttttctgcacCATCTCGCCCCCATATCCAGAACTGCATGGACAGGAAAGTGCCAAGGTAGCAGGTTAGGTGTTGGAAATACAGTTGGGAGCCAAACATAGGTGAGGTGACTTTGTCGCTGGGGTTCCTTAGACAATGAGTTACCCCCAAACCTGCCTCCCCTCCATCCCTACAGTCTCTGCTGGGGGTCAGGTTCAATCCATCCCGCATCAGGCACCTCTCCATGGCTCcaggttgttgggttttttttttatttgataacttctgggtttttaaaaaaaattattgattttagagagggagggagagaggagagaaccgtcaatttgttgttccacttacctaTGCATTCAATGGTTGATTGTTGTGTGGGCCCTGAGTGGGGGATCAGACACgcaaccttggtgtgtcgggGTGATGCTCTAACTCACTCAGctacctgcccagggctgcctctgGATTTCAGTCTCCAGCTGCACTTCCACATCAGTTGGCCAAGTGACGGGACCCTGCAGGACTTCCACACAAAGGATAAAGTTTGTTTTCCGATGGCCTGGCATTCAGGGCCACCTTGTGTCTGTGCTCTGCCTACCTCTTGGCCCCATGCACTTTGTCTGATAGAGTGTGGTCCTCACGCAAGCTGTTCCTGAAGTATGAGCTGGGGAATCCTGATCCAATATGAgggagcctgtgtgtgtgtgtgtgtgtgtgtgtgtgtgtatttaaactCCCTTGGGTGATTCTGATGAGTGTCCAGTGATGAGAGCTGCTGTAGCTAGGCTGAATCACCTGCTGTCGTGTGCTACTTTTACATTCTCTACCTTGCTTGGCCCCTTTAGCAACCTCTTCTGCCTTTAGGCCTCTTCTGTACATttttctgcctcctccaggaTAAGAGCTCCAACCTCTGGCCGTATCTTGGGCATGTGGCAAAATCTGCAGTTGTTTATATGACTCGCTCAtttagactgtgagctcctttaAGAAagtgagctttcttttttttaaagatttatttatttatttttagagagggaagggagggagaaagagagagagagagaaacatcaatgtgaggttgctgggggccacggcctgcaatccaggcatgtgccctggctgggaatcaaggctgccatgctttggttcgcagcccgcactcaatccactgagctacgccagccagggtgtgagcTTGTTTTTGAGCCCCAAAAGGATGCTTGTTAGGTTAGTAGAAGAGGACATTCCtaaggggaggaggagatggtGCCTTTGAGCCTTTCAGGCCCTGGCCTTGGCTCTGATTTGCCGTGGTGGGCTGTGTGTGCTCCAGTTGCAGGAGATTACATTTAAGAATTACTACACAGCCTTTCTGAGCATCCGTGTCCGCCAGTACACCTCGATGCACGCGACAGCCAAGTGGGTGACCTGCCTGCGGGACTACTGCCTGATGCCTGACCCACACAGTGAGGAAGGAGCTCAGGAGTATGTATCGCTGTTCAAGCACCAGGTCAGCTGGGACTCAGCATGGCCAGGGCAGCCCAGAGGAGGGCTCACCAGGGGCCTGAGAATTGGGCCAGGCTACCAGGAGGGATGAGCAGGGCAAGGGTTTCCTGGGCTGTGGCTCTTTGGGAAGGGCCTTGAAGGGACTACTGTTCTTTCCTTCCCAAAGGCCAGGGGAGGCGGCAGCTTGGCTCATTGGGAGGCTTCCGGTCAGTGACCTGGGGCCTCGCTGGGTCCTTGTATGCGTATGTGTCAGATGCTGTGTGACATGTCTAGAGTGCTGGAGCTGCGCCTGATTCTGCGACAGCCGTCACCACTGTGGCTGTCTTTCACAGTGGAGGAGCTGCAGATCTACCAGCAGGGACCCAAGGTAAGTGACGAGCTCAGAGCTGTTGGGTGTCCCTTTCCCCGGGAGGCTCCAAGCCgtggctggcagagctgggggtAGGGGTGCAAATGGAGGGGTCAAGATAACAGTGGTCAGCCAGGTGGGAGTGTTGAGAGCTCGTGATGAGAGGTAAGGCAGTGTCCGCATATCCCCTGACCTTTTCAGAGCTGGAGCCTTCAGGTGCTGGGAGACACCTCTGTGCCTGTGTTCCCGGGGCCTCCTTCTGCACAGCAGAAGAGCTGAGGTGGTCTGACTGCCTTTTGGGCCTTTGTGGGCCCCTGAACAGGGTTTTCCCAGTGTTCAAGGTTCAGGGACCCTTATCTCTGCTCCCACAATCTTGGAAACGGGTCCTAGGACTCTCCCGCTCTCCGTCCCTCAGGGAAGGATGTCTTTGCTTTGCAGAGCCCCTCCATAACCTTTCCCAAGTGGCTCTCCCACCCAGTGCCTTGTGAGCAGCCCGCGCCCCTCCTTGAGGTAAGCCCTCACCCTGGATAAGAACCACGTGTGACCAGCTCTCCTGTCCCGGGGGGAGGGCGCCTGTCTGCAGGGCACCGGAGCTGGTGCCCTTGGTTCACTCTGTGCCTGTTTTCTCCCGGGTGTTCCATGGCATTTGAGGTGTctctgggtggggctggctcTCCTGCTGCCCATGAGGCCCCAACCTCAGGTGTCACAAGTCATCTGAAAATGTCACTGATCTCAGCTGGAGGGCCCCATAGCCCAACTTGGCCTTTTGTGAGCTCTAAGGGCACTGCTGGGGAGAGAGCCCTGGCCACTGACCCCTCCTTTGGGGGCAGGGCCTCCCAGACCCCAGCAGGGTGTCCTCCGAGGTGCAGCAGATGTGGGCGCTGACAGAGATGATCCGGGCCAGTCACACCTCCACGAGGATCGGCCGCTTCGACGTGAGTGATCGCTTCCGGCTGCGCGGCCCCCATCACCCTGAGCGGATGGGATCTGACGGTCCTCTGTGTTGCAGGTGGACGGCTGTTACGACCTGAACTTGCTCTCCTACACTTGAGCTGTGGCTCTAAGCAAGACGTTCACCTTCCTTGCCCACTGAAGACTGGTTTGGGCCGCCAGAGGCTGAAGTGCTTTCCCTGTGCATTCCTTGAGTGTCGGCCGGCACGCCCGTTCTGTCCGGGCCACATTCACAGAGTCAAGATTCTAGAGGGCTCACTGCGCTGCTTCTGCATGAGCTCCTGGTGGGGGGGCTTGCACGCTGTCCTCACCTGACCGCAACCCGAAATTCCTTTTCCTGCCCTAAAAACACTCTATGTCTGCTTACTAAGAATCGCTGTGTGCCCTGTGCTCCTCCTGCCAACACACACGCTTCTGTCTCTGCCTGCTCCCTCACCTGAGAGCGGCGGGCTGGGTGACCTACTAGAACCTGCTCTGTTGAGCGTTGTCGGCTGTTGTAACCATGGCACTCCTGTAGTCCGGAAGCTTGGGGGAGAAACAGGAGCCCTGCGCCTTCCTTCTGCGCCCCCTAGTGGTCTTCTTTCCCTTTGTGTCATGCCCCCAAAAAGAAATTTCCTGTCTCAACTCCTGCTGCCTGCTTCGCCCTTATCCAAGCAGCAGCTGCTTCCACATAGATGCTGTGGTCAAAAAGGAGCCCAGGGTGACAGTTTTCCTTGAGGGTTGCCATTCTGTTTGCTGTAACTGATGTGCAacattttgggaaaagacagaagaaaaaaaaaacaaaaaattcctgCCGCCCGCCTAGGGAGCAAAGCTGGCAATTTGAGCCGCCAGTCCCTTGGTCTCTGAGAGGTCTTCTGGATGTATGTTCAAGAGGGTCTGCTCACCTAGACTGCACAGGAGCCCCTGGCAAGGCCAAGGTCTGAGAATGAGTCCTACAACCTATTTGCTATCTGACACAGCCCAAAGTACATCCTtgcccctgctcccagctgccCGCTTCCAAAAGTCACGCTCAGGGTGGGGAGCGGGTCCAGGTGGGGCTTCTCACTGGAGTCTAGAGGCTGAGGCCTTCTACAGCCCCATGCCAGCCACTGAATAAGGCAGGCTGCTTGTCCTAATGAGAAAAtactgcttctctctcttttttttttctttttctgtctttgccCCTGATGACTATAGGAGGCAGCACTGCAGCATGCTGGACCTGGGAAATTAGATATTTAGATGGCTCAACGGCTTTCTGGGGGAGGGTCAGCCACCTTTTGGTGGCCACCCTCTTCTCTCACCCATCAGGGTTCTTGCAGGTGGTACCTTTCCCTGCAGGGTCATTTACTTAGCTCCATTCAGCTTTTGCTAAGAGGGTAACGACCACAGTTCTTTGCTCAGGGAGTatcaccgtgtgtgtgtgtgtgtgtgtgtgggtgtgtgtgtgtgttgagagggGTCTCTGGGGTGGCAGGGACAGTGCTTCATTCAtagctgtgtccccagcacccagcacagggcctagCATGCTGCAAGGTCAATAAACACTTGTGGAATGCGTGACTGCCGGCTGCCTGTGTCCACCAGCGGGAGAGCTGGAGACCCTCACACGTGACCAGGTTCCTGCGGTGCTCGGCCTGCTGGGCTGGCTCCCCCTGGACCTCTCTCCAGTGTCCTCCCcatctttccccttcctcctatTTGTCCGGACTCTCCTGATGTCCCGACTGTGCAATTCAAGCCTGTCAGCCCTCCACCTGAACTTTGGCCCCTGGAGGCAGGGCAGTCAGCTGAGGGAGGTCTAGCCCCAGCCCAGATTCCGAACAGCTTGACTGGGCTGGGGAACTGCCAACCTGCCCCCGTCAGCTGAAAGTGCCTGGGGCTGTTTCCCTGCTGCTGGTACAGACGCACAAAGGGAGCTAGAGCCCCGCCTGCCTTGCCCTCGGGGCTGCCCGCCCCTTTTCTGATCCCCTTTGTGGGGGAGAGACTAGGCTGACCAGGACGCAGACTACATCTCCCAGCGTGCCTGACAGAGTGGTAGCCCCTG
This DNA window, taken from Phyllostomus discolor isolate MPI-MPIP mPhyDis1 chromosome 7, mPhyDis1.pri.v3, whole genome shotgun sequence, encodes the following:
- the NICN1 gene encoding nicolin-1 isoform X2; the protein is MSRVPVACHVKGTVALQVGDVRTSQGRPGVLVIDVTFPSVAPFELQEITFKNYYTAFLSIRVRQYTSMHATAKWVTCLRDYCLMPDPHSEEGAQEYVSLFKHQMLCDMSRVLELRLILRQPSPLWLSFTVEELQIYQQGPKSPSITFPKWLSHPVPCEQPAPLLEGLPDPSRVSSEVQQMWALTEMIRASHTSTRIGRFDVDGCYDLNLLSYT
- the NICN1 gene encoding nicolin-1 isoform X1, with the protein product MSRVPVACHVKGTVALQVGDVRTSQGRPGVLVIDVTFPSVAPFELQEITFKNYYTAFLSIRVRQYTSMHATAKWVTCLRDYCLMPDPHSEEGAQEYVSLFKHQMLCDMSRVLELRLILRQPSPLWLSFTVEELQIYQQGPKSSPSITFPKWLSHPVPCEQPAPLLEGLPDPSRVSSEVQQMWALTEMIRASHTSTRIGRFDVDGCYDLNLLSYT